In Primulina eburnea isolate SZY01 chromosome 3, ASM2296580v1, whole genome shotgun sequence, one DNA window encodes the following:
- the LOC140826000 gene encoding probable LRR receptor-like serine/threonine-protein kinase At2g24230 gives MGFGIFVYFLVLALFSRPLVVCQQPNTDVFYMFEFLQKMGKNPSEDYGFSGSFCSWRGVSCDDKGENIVKFEASGLGLSGVIPETTIGKLANLEYLDLSYNKISSLPSDFWSLGSLKSLNLSSNQISGYLPNNIGNFGQLQSLDLSFNAFSGSIPESISSITTLQALNLSNNMFESKVPSGITHCPWLVSIDLSANKLSGHLPEGFIAAFPYLKFLNLAANEISGRDSDFVGMNSIVHLNISNNLFKGSAVGIFGGPLEVIDLSKNQFVGHIARVIAGSTFKWSSLRHLDVSENQFSGIFCTDLNQAQNLIHLNLAHNRFTKQGFLNVELLTNLEYLNLSETNLLGPIPSNISQLIHLRTLDLSKNHLSSHIPPLATDNLKVLDISYNNLTGGIPLMLIQKYHEMERVNFSYNNLSLCGSQISSEALQTSFIGSVNSCPIAANSALFKRKSPRHQGLKLALALSLSMICLLVGLLFLAFRCRRKTKTWVVKQKSFREEQVISGPFSFQTDSTTWVADIKQAASVPVVVFEKPLMNFTFADLLSATSNFDRGTLLAEGRFGPVYGGVLPGGIHVAVKVLVHGSTLTDEEAAQEFEHLGRIKHPNLVPLAGYCLAGDRRIAIYEYMENGNLQNLLYDLPLGVQATEDWSMDTWDDENNGIRNVGSEGSLVAWKFRHNIALGMARALAFLHHGCSPPIIHRNVKASSVYLDSNLEPRLSDFGLAKIFGSELEDEINRGSPGYMPPEFLDPERSSPKMQTPKPDVYGFGVVLLELVTGKKPVGDDYPDEKEVNLVSWVRALVRRNKESRAIDAKIRGTAPDAQIVEALKIGYLCTAVVPSKRPSMQQIVGLLKDLELIKQ, from the coding sequence ATGGGGTTTGgaatatttgtttattttttggTTTTGGCACTTTTCTCTAGGCCTTTGGTGGTTTGCCAACAACCCAATACAGATGTGTTTTATATGTTTGAATTCTTGCAAAAAATGGGCAAAAATCCATCGGAAGACTATGGCTTCTCTGGCTCATTTTGTTCTTGGAGAGGTGTGTCTTGTGATGACAAAGGTGAAAATATTGTTAAGTTTGAAGCCTCTGGTTTGGGCTTGTCTGGTGTAATTCCTGAAACCACTATTGGGAAATTGGCAAACCTTGAATATTTGGATCTTAGTTACAATAAAATCAGTTCCTTGCCTTCTGATTTTTGGAGTTTGGGCTCGCTCAAGAGTCTTAACCTTTCATCTAACCAAATATCTGGATATCTTCCTAACAACATAGGCAATTTTGGGCAACTTCAAAGTTTGGACCTTTCATTCAACGCCTTTTCTGGTAGTATCCCTGAATCTATAAGCTCCATCACCACTTTGCAAGCTCTGAATCTCAGTAACAATATGTTTGAATCGAAAGTTCCTTCGGGAATTACTCATTGCCCGTGGTTGGTTTCCATTGATTTATCAGCAAACAAGCTCAGTGGTCATCTTCCTGAAGGTTTCATTGCGGCTTTCCCTTACTTGAAATTCTTGAACCTTGCTGCAAATGAAATTTCTGGTCGGGATTCGGATTTCGTAGGGATGAATTCCATTGTCCACCTTAACATTTCGAACAATCTGTTTAAAGGTTCTGCTGTTGGTATCTTTGGAGGGCCACTGGAGGTGATAGATTTGAGCAAAAACCAGTTTGTAGGTCACATTGCCAGGGTAATAGCAGGTTCCACTTTCAAATGGTCGAGTTTACGGCATTTGGATGTGTCTGAAAACCAGTTTAGTGGGATATTTTGCACTGATTTGAATCAAGCACAGAATCTCATTCACCTTAATCTTGCTCACAATAGATTTACCAAACAAGGTTTCTTGAATGTTGAGTTGCTAACCAATTTAGAGTACCTGAATTTGTCTGAAACTAATTTGCTTGGTCCTATTCCTAGTAATATCTCACAGCTTATCCATTTGAGAACACTGGATCTATCCAAAAACCATCTTAGCAGCCATATTCCTCCTCTTGCTACTGATAATCTTAAAGTTCTAGATATTTCGTACAACAATCTTACAGGGGGTATCCCATTGATGCTCATCCAAAAATACCATGAGATGGAAAGGGTGAACTTTTCTTACAACAACTTGAGTTTATGTGGATCACAGATTTCTTCTGAAGCCCTTCAAACATCTTTCATTGGATCGGTGAACAGCTGTCCGATTGCTGCAAACTCGGCCTTGTTCAAAAGAAAATCACCGAGGCATCAGGGATTAAAGCTTGCTCTAGCTCTTTCTCTCTCGATGATATGTTTGCTTGTGGGATTGCTGTTTTTGGCCTTTCGATGTCGGAGGAAAACAAAAACGTGGGTTGTGAAACAGAAATCCTTTAGGGAAGAACAAGTTATCTCGGGACCATTTTCATTCCAGACTGATTCAACCACTTGGGTGGCTGATATCAAGCAAGCGGCATCTGTGCCAGTAGTAGTTTTTGAGAAACCATTGATGAATTTTACATTTGCAGACCTCTTGTCTGCTACCTCTAATTTTGATCGGGGGACGTTGTTGGCAGAAGGGAGGTTCGGGCCCGTTTATGGTGGAGTATTACCTGGAGGAATTCATGTCGCCGTCAAAGTTTTGGTTCATGGATCCACATTGACAGATGAGGAAGCGGCACAAGAGTTTGAACATCTTGGTCGAATCAAACACCCTAATCTGGTCCCATTAGCTGGCTATTGTTTGGCTGGAGATCGGAGGATTGCCATTTACGAGTATATGGAAAATGGGAACCTGCAAAACTTGCTGTATGATTTGCCTCTTGGCGTTCAAGCCACAGAAGACTGGAGCATGGACACTTGGGACGACGAGAATAATGGGATACGAAACGTAGGCTCTGAGGGGTCTCTAGTAGCTTGGAAATTTAGGCATAACATTGCACTTGGCATGGCTCGGGCACTGGCATTTCTGCACCATGGCTGCTCACCTCCGATTATTCACCGAAACGTCAAAGCAAGCAGTGTTTATCTTGACTCCAACTTGGAACCACGATTATCAGATTTTGGGCTGGCTAAGATTTTCGGTAGTGaactcgaggatgagattaatcgTGGATCACCAGGGTACATGCCACCAGAGTTTCTTGATCCAGAAAGAAGCTCTCCAAAGATGCAAACTCCAAAACCTGATGTTTATGGATTTGGAGTAGTTCTTCTTGAGCTCGTCACCGGTAAAAAGCCCGTCGGAGATGATTATCCAGATGAAAAAGAAGTAAACTTGGTAAGTTGGGTGAGAGCGTTAGTGAGGAGGAACAAAGAATCACGAGCTATTGATGCGAAGATCCGTGGAACAGCCCCAGATGCTCAAATCGTCGAGGCGTTGAAGATCGGATACCTTTGCACAGCTGTAGTTCCTTCAAAGCGGCCGAGCATGCAGCAGATAGTTGGTTTGCTCAAGGATCTTGAACTGATCAAACAATGA